The Urocitellus parryii isolate mUroPar1 chromosome 6, mUroPar1.hap1, whole genome shotgun sequence genome includes a window with the following:
- the Scand1 gene encoding SCAN domain-containing protein 1, with the protein MAATEPSLAATGSPAAAPPELQEGTDPEPNSAGSWISESSPPAPEPASANAAIPEVNPVAPAAPELPLGPAPPGSAPQAEAAPHFPTGPSGSRPGPETFRQRFRQFRYQDAAGPREAFRQLRELSRQWLRPDIRTKEQMVEMLVQEQLLAILPEAARARRLRRRADVRITG; encoded by the coding sequence ATGGCGGCGACCGAGCCGAGCTTAGCAGCCACCGGGAGCCCAGCAGCTGCGCCGCCCGAGCTGCAAGAGGGAACAGACCCTGAGCCCAACTCTGCGGGATCCTGGATTTCAGAGTCGTCTCCGCCTGCCCCTGAGCCCGCCAGCGCCAACGCCGCGATCCCTGAAGTGAATCCTGTGGCCCCCGCGGCCCCCGAGCTGCCTCTGGGGCCCGCACCCCCGGGTTCTGCGCCTCAAGCCGAAGCTGCCCCGCACTTTCCTACAGGTCCAAGTGGCTCCCGGCCCGGCCCCGAGACGTTCCGCCAGCGTTTCCGGCAATTCCGCTACCAGGATGCGGCTGGCCCCCGGGAGGCGTTCCGGCAGCTGCGGGAGCTCTCTCGCCAGTGGCTGCGGCCCGACATCCGCACAAAGGAGCAGATGGTGGAGATGCTGGTGCAGGAGCAGCTACTGGCCATTCTACCTGAGGCAGCTCGGGCCCGGCGGCTCCGGCGCCGCGCGGACGTGCGCATCACCGGCTGA